A window of Candidatus Nitrospira allomarina genomic DNA:
GAACAGCACTACTGACCAGACTCTGGTAGATGCCGGAAAAGTCCCCATTCGGTTTTAAATTGGAAATAACGATTCGTCCCCCTGGAGCGAGAATACGATACAGTTCTCGTAAGGTAGCGCCTGGATCCTGGACATATCCAATCACCAGATTGGAGACAATCCGGTCGAATCGGTTGTCGGGAAAGGGGAGCGGCTGACCTAAATCTACGTGCGCCCATGCCTTTGAGACGAAGGGTGTCGGCGAGGTCATGCCATGTTGGCAATTTGTGGTGGCGGCACGCATGGCGTTGTTAGCCCGTTTCAACGCGTCAGGAACGACATCAATCCCCACATATTGAATGTACTTCTCTAGGAACGGGATCCCAGTCGAAATGGTAGAGGAAAGCCTATTCAAAAAATATAAGCCGGCATTGCCATTTCCACATCCGGCATCCAGAAACCGTTGGCCAGGAGTGATGGGGCCTAAGACATGAAATACATGATCAAGAAGTTTCACATAATCCCGGCATTGGGCTACCGACTGGAAGTGGCCCAAGTAATCCTGCCAAAAGCCGGTGCCGACGTCGGTCTCGGCCTGTTGTTGTTGAGCAGATTTTTCCCGTCGATTTTGGCGTCCCAGGTCTAATCGATTGGGGGTGTGGATCACATCCGGCTTTGCTTTCTGATTCACTTGCTCATGGCATCGTGCAATGAGTCGTTGATAGGTTTCACGGGCTCTTTTGGGGTTTTCTTGTAGGCGATGCAAGGCATCTGGTACCACCATCCAATGCTCAAGATGTCGATCCAATGCATTCCGAAACGCTTGAAGATCATCGGGAGCAACCCAGGCATCCTTTTCAGCGGAAACCAGGATGACAGGGGAGGTTAGGGATTTCGCATCAAACAGTGTGTGCTCAAGCGTGACAAATTTGTTGGCAATGGCATCACCCAAAAATTGATTGCCCACATTGAAGCCCAAAAAATTTGCCGAGGCAGGGCACTGCTCATTCCCATAGGCTGCAAAGAGATCTTCCTGATGAACCGTGGCTGCAGACCGTTGGACATTGACAATGCTCATGAGCATGATCAACAGGGATAATGATGGACATTCGGCCTCGGCTCTGAGAGCGACCCGCGAGGCCAAGCTGGCCGCCACACCGATTATGGCTGAGTGCGGCCAAGTAGCCTTCACATATCGGGTTACAGTCTGAAAATCATTTTTCATTGATGAAAGGGATACCTGATAGTGCAGTCCATCACTCTCGCCGACATGATTGGTATGGTCATAGCGCACGACTTGAAATCCATTACTGGCAAAGTAATACGCCAAGGTCAAATAATCCCGTTTTGTTTCCCCATACCCCGGGGCAATAACGACGACAGGTCTTTCTGTTGAATTTCCCTCAATCGGTTGGTCATGGTAGGCACTAATCCGCTGCCCATTGCCTTTTTTAATGGTGAGACGACTGCTGGATACGCCCGTTTTTTGAAGAATAAGGGACCCACCCTTCACTTCTTTTTCCTTCTCACGAAAAGAAACAATTGATATTGCGTCGGAGAGTTCGTGGTTAAGCATTTTCCAGGATGAATTGAACGAACCATTCAAAACATGTCCCTGTACCATGAGACTCTCTTCTTCAGGGAGCAGAACTCTCGTACCGGACGAAAAGGAACCCATGGCATCATTCTCTGTTGGGCAGTCTAAAAGAATGTTAGTTGTCCCTTCCCAAGCGGTTTGACCTGGTTCCACCTGTATATCTTTAATCATTCCATGAAACTTTTTGAGAGGGAGATCTTGACCTGAAATGCCATATTCCAACTCAATGATCTGCGAGAGTTCTATGGGAGGGAATCCGGTCAAACGCAATAGCATATTGTTTTTGTGCCCTCCAACAAGATACCCGTCCCAAACCCCTCCCAGGCAATGCAAAGAGAAGGGAAGTGGCGAGAGGTCACGTATTCCAGAAGGATCACCAGGAACTAACTCCTGAGATACCTGCTTCAATCCAGCAAATTGATGCATTGAAGTTATTCCTGCCAACTCTGGTGTCAATGTGCTCATGCGATCCCCCGCTGAAAATAAGTGTTATTACCTACTTTTTAAGGCAAGACTTTCCCTGGATCCCACTAGATCCTGATGTCTGCATCAGCCTGTACTAGTAGACAGGCGAGAGATGAAACGACTTACATCGTATCGTCATTGATACCGGTGTATGGGCCACCCCGGAATTGGCATCAATTTTACTCTCTTGGATACGACACTAGAGCAACCTGAATGCCAGAATTTTCGAACAAAAGGCTCGAATCCATTTTCAAGGGAAAATCTCAGAATTTACTAGGAAAATTTTGCCTGAATATTTTTTACCGCAAATCACCGTGCAGATTTTTTGAAGTCTTATCTGTCGGTCTACTGACGATAAAATCAAA
This region includes:
- a CDS encoding methyltransferase domain-containing protein — its product is MSTLTPELAGITSMHQFAGLKQVSQELVPGDPSGIRDLSPLPFSLHCLGGVWDGYLVGGHKNNMLLRLTGFPPIELSQIIELEYGISGQDLPLKKFHGMIKDIQVEPGQTAWEGTTNILLDCPTENDAMGSFSSGTRVLLPEEESLMVQGHVLNGSFNSSWKMLNHELSDAISIVSFREKEKEVKGGSLILQKTGVSSSRLTIKKGNGQRISAYHDQPIEGNSTERPVVVIAPGYGETKRDYLTLAYYFASNGFQVVRYDHTNHVGESDGLHYQVSLSSMKNDFQTVTRYVKATWPHSAIIGVAASLASRVALRAEAECPSLSLLIMLMSIVNVQRSAATVHQEDLFAAYGNEQCPASANFLGFNVGNQFLGDAIANKFVTLEHTLFDAKSLTSPVILVSAEKDAWVAPDDLQAFRNALDRHLEHWMVVPDALHRLQENPKRARETYQRLIARCHEQVNQKAKPDVIHTPNRLDLGRQNRREKSAQQQQAETDVGTGFWQDYLGHFQSVAQCRDYVKLLDHVFHVLGPITPGQRFLDAGCGNGNAGLYFLNRLSSTISTGIPFLEKYIQYVGIDVVPDALKRANNAMRAATTNCQHGMTSPTPFVSKAWAHVDLGQPLPFPDNRFDRIVSNLVIGYVQDPGATLRELYRILAPGGRIVISNLKPNGDFSGIYQSLVSSAVLPQQREEARDLLNNYGKIRQAEKEGQFCFYDQTQWESIIATLGCTNAGIFSTFAGQAYLVVLDKPIVCTPAQKPIIQNAEPCSIRNQLPEILKQVA